One segment of Acropora muricata isolate sample 2 chromosome 8, ASM3666990v1, whole genome shotgun sequence DNA contains the following:
- the LOC136926393 gene encoding fibulin-1-like isoform X1 produces the protein MNWVFQSIMAKRHKSLEVGISLLLIVVLMPGFKAMNECELRGIRCPFGSECKNSARSAYDCVCAKGFKLFEEKEKPKKCEDIDECLTGESSCSRSRCLNTEGSYRCTPCLPGFIENRYGDCVDMPRKKRAHSRHTNTQRPSDVTEVPPEVAFARRQAQSIASVALKFAQALQNAVGARKTTPDPGPSTPLIPDISSGTVPPMDSEQEIAVISGPGKMNELICFCDPKTEYCKNRKCVCKEGYKRNTEGHCILPPGKMSESTCYCDPRTENCEKGKCVCKVGYKRHTDGQCILPPGEMSESTCHCDPKTEYCKNRKCVCKVGYKRNAEGHCILPPGKMSESTCHCDPKTEYCKNRKCVCKVGYKRNTEGHCILPPDRRPKDKQKHSAHSPLRSHVSVLSCGLVLYLILTTTATSSSFPHGDFSHAV, from the exons ATGAATTGGGTTTTTCAGTCCATCATGGCGAAAAGGCACAAGAGCTTGGAGGTTGGGATTTCGTTGCTGTTGATCGTTGTTCTGATGCCAGGATTCAAAG cCATGAATGAATGCGAACTAAGAGGGATACGGTGCCCGTTCGGAAGTGAATGTAAGAATTCTGCGAGGTCTGCTTACGACTGCGTTTGTGCTAAGGGCTTTAAACTTTTCGAGGAGAAAGAAAAGCCAAAAAAGTGTGAAG ATATCGATGAATGTTTGACTGGCGAGTCGTCGTGTTCTCGAAGCCGCTGTCTTAACACTGAGGGCTCATACCGATGCACTCCATGTCTCCCTGGATTCATTGAGAACAGATATGGTGATTGTGTTG atatgCCACGGAAGAAGCGTGCCCATTCCAGGCATACCAACACGCAAAGGCCTTCCGATGTCACTGAAGTTCCTCCCGAAGTGGCCTTTGCCAGGCGTCAAGCGCAATCAATAGCCTCCGTTGCATTGAAATTTGCACAGGCCTTGCAAAACGCAGTTGGAGCACGCAAAACCACTCCAGACCCTGGACCGTCCACACCCCTTATCCCTGATATCAGTTCTGGTACAGTACCCCCAATGGACTCGGAGCAGGAAATCGCAGTTATCTCAGGGCCAG GAAAGATGAACGAGTTGATTTGCTTTTGCGACCCCAAAACTGAGTACTGCAAAAACAGAAAATGCGTATGTAAAGAAGGGTACAAAAGAAATACAGAAGGTCACTGTATTTTACCACCAG GAAAGATGAGCGAGTCGACTTGCTATTGCGACCCCAGAACTGAGAACTGCGAAAAAGGAAAATGCGTCTGTAAAGTAGGGTACAAAAGACATACAGATGGTCAATGTATTTTACCACCAG GAGAGATGAGCGAGTCGACTTGCCATTGCGACCCCAAAACTGAGTACTGCAAAAACAGAAAATGCGTCTGTAAAGTAGGGTACAAAAGAAATGCAGAAGGTCATTGTATTTTACCACCAG GAAAGATGAGCGAGTCGACTTGCCATTGCGACCCCAAAACTGAGTACTGCAAAAACAGAAAATGCGTCTGCAAAGTAGGGTACAAAAGAAATACAGAAGGTCACTGTATTTTACCACCAG ACAGGAGACCGAAGGATAAGCAAAAGCACTCGGCCCATTCTCCTCTGAGGAGTCACGTCAGCGTTTTGTCATGCGGATTAGTTCTGTATCTGATCTTGACGACAACAGCGACCTCGTCTTCTTTTCCTCATGGCGACTTCTCTCATGCCGTTTAG
- the LOC136926394 gene encoding adhesion G protein-coupled receptor E2-like: protein MEKGFRGLVCKDINECKENKKLCSGKHMSCNNKVGRYECVCKNNLRLNWEEKCIPLTKCDSRGEHCPYGSHCKEIALDSYRCVCNAGFKPVEVGEKLQTCEDLNECLTGKSNCSADRCRNTVGSYTCIHCLPGFIESKQGHCIGKMSESTCHCDLKTEYCKNRRCVCKVGYKRNTEGHCILPPDRRPKDKQKLSAHSPLRSHVSVLPCGLVLYLILTTTATSSSFPHGDFSHVV, encoded by the exons ATGGAAAAGGGATTTCGTGGCTTGGTCTGTAAAg ATATCAACGAGTGTAAGGAAAATAAGAAGTTGTGTAGTGGCAAACACATGTCGTGCAACAACAAAGTGGGGAGATATGAATGTGTCTGCAAGAATAACTTGCGCTTAAACTGGGAAGAGAAATGTATCC CATTGACTAAGTGTGATAGTAGAGGTGAACATTGCCCTTATGGAAGTCATTGCAAAGAAATCGCATTAGATTCTTATAGATGCGTTTGTAATGCTGGCTTCAAACCTGTAGAGGTGGGAGAGAAACTGCAAACCTGCGAAG ATTTAAACGAATGCTTGACAGGGAAATCCAATTGTTCTGCTGATCGCTGTAGAAATACTGTGGGCTCATACACTTGTATTCACTGTCTTCCCGGATTTATTGAAAGCAAACAGGGACATTGTATTG GAAAGATGAGCGAGTCGACTTGCCATTGCGACCTCAAAACTGAGTACTGCAAAAACAGAAGATGCGTCTGTAAAGTAGGGTACAAAAGAAATACAGAAGGTCACTGTATTTTACCACCAG ACAGGAGACCGAAGGATAAGCAAAAGCTCTCGGCCCATTCTCCTCTGAGGAGTCACGTCAGCGTTTTGCCATGCGGATTAGTTCTGTATCTGATCTTGACGACAACAGCGACCTCGTCTTCTTTTCCTCATGGCGACTTCTCTCATGTCGTTTAG
- the LOC136926395 gene encoding fibulin-1-like isoform X1 — protein MNIAIPANHLLVCWRGSAGEVPYGNCTEEAHEFLCLSFFFISAMNECEIRGIRCPFGSECKNSAKSAHDCVCAKGFKLFEEKQKPKKCEDIDECLTGESSCSGSRCLNTEGSYQCIPCLPGFIENRYGDCVGVSKGGCNCDHKTENCKYGKCRCKKGHQRNKQGRCVSVKARGVQCPRSSLSFLFIGLLGCLALSTTATTPSA, from the exons ATGAATATTGCTATCCCGGCCAATCATCTGCTTGTGTGTTGGCGAGGCAGTGCAGGAGAGGTCCCGTATGGCAATTGCACCGAAGAGGCGCACGAATTTTTatgtttgagtttttttttcatttcagccATGAATGAATGCGAAATAAGAGGGATACGGTGCCCGTTCGGAAGTGAATGTAAGAATTCTGCGAAGTCTGCTCACGACTGCGTTTGTGCTAAGGGTTTTAAACTTTTCGAGgagaaacaaaaaccaaaaaagtgTGAAG ATATCGATGAATGTTTGACTGGCGAGTCCTCGTGTTCTGGAAGCCGCTGTCTTAACACTGAGGGCTCATACCAATGCATTCCATGTCTCCCTGGATTCATTGAGAACAGATATGGAGATTGTGTTG GAGTATCAAAAGGGGGATGCAATTGTGACCACAAAACAGAAAACTGTAAATACGGAAAATGCAGATGTAAAAAAGGacatcaaagaaacaaacaaggtCGCTGCGTCTCAG TGAAAGCAAGGGGTGTCCAGTGTCCAAGGAGCTCCCTCAGTTTTCTATTCATTGGATTGCTTGGATGCCTGGCTCTCTCGACAACAGCAACCACGCCTTCTGCGTGA
- the LOC136926393 gene encoding fibulin-1-like isoform X2, whose amino-acid sequence MNWVFQSIMAKRHKSLEVGISLLLIVVLMPGFKAMNECELRGIRCPFGSECKNSARSAYDCVCAKGFKLFEEKEKPKKCEDIDECLTGESSCSRSRCLNTEGSYRCTPCLPGFIENRYGDCVDMPRKKRAHSRHTNTQRPSDVTEVPPEVAFARRQAQSIASVALKFAQALQNAVGARKTTPDPGPSTPLIPDISSGTVPPMDSEQEIAVISGPGKMNELICFCDPKTEYCKNRKCVCKEGYKRNTEGHCILPPGEMSESTCHCDPKTEYCKNRKCVCKVGYKRNAEGHCILPPGKMSESTCHCDPKTEYCKNRKCVCKVGYKRNTEGHCILPPDRRPKDKQKHSAHSPLRSHVSVLSCGLVLYLILTTTATSSSFPHGDFSHAV is encoded by the exons ATGAATTGGGTTTTTCAGTCCATCATGGCGAAAAGGCACAAGAGCTTGGAGGTTGGGATTTCGTTGCTGTTGATCGTTGTTCTGATGCCAGGATTCAAAG cCATGAATGAATGCGAACTAAGAGGGATACGGTGCCCGTTCGGAAGTGAATGTAAGAATTCTGCGAGGTCTGCTTACGACTGCGTTTGTGCTAAGGGCTTTAAACTTTTCGAGGAGAAAGAAAAGCCAAAAAAGTGTGAAG ATATCGATGAATGTTTGACTGGCGAGTCGTCGTGTTCTCGAAGCCGCTGTCTTAACACTGAGGGCTCATACCGATGCACTCCATGTCTCCCTGGATTCATTGAGAACAGATATGGTGATTGTGTTG atatgCCACGGAAGAAGCGTGCCCATTCCAGGCATACCAACACGCAAAGGCCTTCCGATGTCACTGAAGTTCCTCCCGAAGTGGCCTTTGCCAGGCGTCAAGCGCAATCAATAGCCTCCGTTGCATTGAAATTTGCACAGGCCTTGCAAAACGCAGTTGGAGCACGCAAAACCACTCCAGACCCTGGACCGTCCACACCCCTTATCCCTGATATCAGTTCTGGTACAGTACCCCCAATGGACTCGGAGCAGGAAATCGCAGTTATCTCAGGGCCAG GAAAGATGAACGAGTTGATTTGCTTTTGCGACCCCAAAACTGAGTACTGCAAAAACAGAAAATGCGTATGTAAAGAAGGGTACAAAAGAAATACAGAAGGTCACTGTATTTTACCACCAG GAGAGATGAGCGAGTCGACTTGCCATTGCGACCCCAAAACTGAGTACTGCAAAAACAGAAAATGCGTCTGTAAAGTAGGGTACAAAAGAAATGCAGAAGGTCATTGTATTTTACCACCAG GAAAGATGAGCGAGTCGACTTGCCATTGCGACCCCAAAACTGAGTACTGCAAAAACAGAAAATGCGTCTGCAAAGTAGGGTACAAAAGAAATACAGAAGGTCACTGTATTTTACCACCAG ACAGGAGACCGAAGGATAAGCAAAAGCACTCGGCCCATTCTCCTCTGAGGAGTCACGTCAGCGTTTTGTCATGCGGATTAGTTCTGTATCTGATCTTGACGACAACAGCGACCTCGTCTTCTTTTCCTCATGGCGACTTCTCTCATGCCGTTTAG
- the LOC136926395 gene encoding fibulin-1-like isoform X2, whose translation MTKMHKNLEVGISLLLIVVLMPGFKAMNECEIRGIRCPFGSECKNSAKSAHDCVCAKGFKLFEEKQKPKKCEDIDECLTGESSCSGSRCLNTEGSYQCIPCLPGFIENRYGDCVGVSKGGCNCDHKTENCKYGKCRCKKGHQRNKQGRCVSVKARGVQCPRSSLSFLFIGLLGCLALSTTATTPSA comes from the exons ATGACGAAAATGCACAAGAACTTGGAGGTTGGGATTTCGTTGCTGTTGATCGTTGTTCTGATGCCAGGATTCAAAG ccATGAATGAATGCGAAATAAGAGGGATACGGTGCCCGTTCGGAAGTGAATGTAAGAATTCTGCGAAGTCTGCTCACGACTGCGTTTGTGCTAAGGGTTTTAAACTTTTCGAGgagaaacaaaaaccaaaaaagtgTGAAG ATATCGATGAATGTTTGACTGGCGAGTCCTCGTGTTCTGGAAGCCGCTGTCTTAACACTGAGGGCTCATACCAATGCATTCCATGTCTCCCTGGATTCATTGAGAACAGATATGGAGATTGTGTTG GAGTATCAAAAGGGGGATGCAATTGTGACCACAAAACAGAAAACTGTAAATACGGAAAATGCAGATGTAAAAAAGGacatcaaagaaacaaacaaggtCGCTGCGTCTCAG TGAAAGCAAGGGGTGTCCAGTGTCCAAGGAGCTCCCTCAGTTTTCTATTCATTGGATTGCTTGGATGCCTGGCTCTCTCGACAACAGCAACCACGCCTTCTGCGTGA